A window of Acidobacteriota bacterium genomic DNA:
CCTGGCGGCGATCAGCAATGCCAAGTTCGCCCGCATCCAGGGCCGCGCCGACCTGCAGCCGACCGAAGTGGTCGGCTTCCAGATGATCAATCCGGCCACCGGCGAGCTGACCACCGAAATGGGCCCGCTGGCCGAGGCCGAGGTCATCCTGCTGGATGAAATCAACCGCATCCCGCTGAAGTCGCAAAGCGCCTTCCTCGAAGGCCTCCAGGACCGCACCGTCACGGTGGGTAAGACGACGTACGAGCTGCCGGCGTTCAACTTCGCCATTGCCACCATGAACCCGGTGGAGCTTGGCCAGGGCACCTTCCCGCTGTCGGAAGCCGCCACCGATCGCTTCGCGATCATGGTGAACATCGGCTACCTGCCGCCCGAGGAAGAGCGCAAGCTGGTGCACTTCGACTTCAAGCAGGTGCGCCTCAACCCGCTGATGCGCAAGGAACGCATCATCGAGCTGCGCGCCGCGATCACCGAGCACGTCTACCTGCACGAACGGCTCGGCGACTACATCCAGCGGCTGGTCGCCAACACCCGTCCCTATAACGCCGACACCGACTGGCTGAAGCACTCGCCGTCGGAGCTGGTCGAAAGCGGCGTCGACCTCGGCGCCTCGCCGCGCGCGATCATCGTGTGGGGCCGCCTCGCCAAGGTGTGGGCGCTGCTCGTCCGGCGTCGCGACGAGGTCTACCCGGAAGACATCCAGGACCTGGCGACGTACGTGCTGGGGCATCGGCTCTGGCTGGGCCCGCACGCCGCGA
This region includes:
- a CDS encoding MoxR family ATPase, whose amino-acid sequence is MHPDLQDAITFHEAILAEGGKALVGYQQPKILANLVLLSEIPTTYDKKEQRQVNSGNLLLRGVPGVGKTFFGVILAAISNAKFARIQGRADLQPTEVVGFQMINPATGELTTEMGPLAEAEVILLDEINRIPLKSQSAFLEGLQDRTVTVGKTTYELPAFNFAIATMNPVELGQGTFPLSEAATDRFAIMVNIGYLPPEEERKLVHFDFKQVRLNPLMRKERIIELRAAITEHVYLHERLGDYIQRLVANTRPYNADTDWLKHSPSELVESGVDLGASPRAIIVWGRLAKVWALLVRRRDEVYPEDIQDLATYVLGHRLWLGPHAASHGLTTDAVIKDVIEKTPIP